One genomic window of Phycisphaerales bacterium includes the following:
- a CDS encoding PDZ domain-containing protein codes for MIHSSNTMVDRIVRTGLATPALALTILAGAAFAQTGGGSGRAYEVIVDAPQDTADKKDVRQEVRTVVEINRTVDGKALTVRRVNDRPIVVKLDGKEISKENYKMKDGVVIITMPGSHRTVEVVMPEHHGSNPFVGSITLAEPVQPGVPAQLRARGNAPAGWAQTADAPQPASQPKVMLGVVMAEPDGVILEHLGLDAKKAVLLERVVDGLPADKAGLLAKDIIIGFGEKAEPRSADDIRKVLAKAEPGTKVKVKVIRKGHPVTVDLKLEAFNAQALGRAPSAGVGVGDGPARLRLAPGAGSPWQAFEEERHQHHSHMEQAEKAMKQAAEMLARMEHEIDHKAADAHKQASKAIEQAIAAMRQGEAFGLEVEDMRRMQQEAIERLRGDLGAAQERRFWAEHGDEGDGFALTFPGQQMEDEWEDRLDELEERLDRLEHTFDRAIDRMEERTEAMIERLMERLERALDDRDGRRGR; via the coding sequence ATGATCCACAGCAGCAACACCATGGTCGATCGCATCGTCAGGACAGGCCTTGCCACGCCCGCCCTGGCGCTCACCATCCTGGCCGGCGCTGCCTTCGCCCAGACTGGCGGCGGCAGCGGACGCGCCTACGAGGTCATCGTCGACGCGCCCCAGGACACGGCCGACAAGAAAGACGTCCGTCAGGAGGTCCGCACGGTTGTTGAGATCAACCGCACCGTCGACGGCAAGGCCCTCACCGTCCGCCGCGTGAACGATCGCCCGATCGTCGTCAAGCTCGACGGCAAGGAGATCTCCAAGGAGAACTACAAGATGAAGGACGGCGTGGTGATCATCACCATGCCCGGCAGCCATCGGACGGTCGAGGTGGTCATGCCCGAGCATCATGGCTCGAACCCCTTCGTCGGCAGCATCACGCTGGCCGAGCCCGTGCAGCCGGGCGTGCCCGCGCAGCTCCGCGCCCGCGGCAACGCGCCCGCAGGCTGGGCTCAGACCGCCGACGCTCCCCAGCCCGCCTCGCAGCCCAAGGTCATGCTGGGCGTGGTCATGGCAGAGCCCGATGGCGTCATCCTCGAGCACCTGGGCCTGGACGCCAAGAAGGCCGTCTTGCTCGAGCGCGTCGTCGATGGCTTGCCCGCCGACAAGGCCGGGCTCCTGGCCAAGGACATCATCATCGGCTTCGGCGAGAAGGCCGAGCCGCGCTCGGCCGACGACATCCGCAAGGTGCTTGCCAAAGCCGAGCCGGGCACCAAGGTGAAGGTCAAGGTCATCCGCAAGGGCCACCCCGTCACCGTTGATCTCAAGCTCGAAGCCTTCAACGCGCAGGCCCTCGGCCGCGCACCCTCGGCTGGCGTCGGTGTCGGCGACGGTCCCGCCCGCCTCCGCCTGGCTCCAGGCGCCGGCAGCCCGTGGCAGGCGTTCGAAGAAGAGCGTCACCAGCATCACTCGCACATGGAGCAGGCCGAGAAGGCCATGAAGCAAGCCGCCGAGATGCTCGCCCGCATGGAGCACGAGATCGATCACAAGGCCGCCGACGCCCACAAGCAGGCGTCCAAGGCCATCGAGCAGGCCATCGCCGCCATGCGGCAGGGCGAGGCCTTCGGCCTCGAGGTCGAGGACATGCGCCGGATGCAGCAGGAGGCCATCGAGCGCCTCCGCGGCGACCTTGGCGCCGCGCAGGAACGTCGCTTCTGGGCCGAGCACGGCGATGAAGGCGATGGCTTCGCCCTGACCTTCCCGGGCCAGCAGATGGAGGACGAGTGGGAGGACCGTCTCGATGAGCTCGAAGAGCGGCTCGATCGCCTCGAGCACACTTTCGACAGGGCCATCGACCGCATGGAAGAGCGGACCGAGGCCATGATCGAACGCCTCATGGAGCGCCTGGAGCGTGCCCTGGACGACCGCGACGGTCGCCGCGGCCGCTAA
- a CDS encoding right-handed parallel beta-helix repeat-containing protein, with the protein MRPILLALWCLSVAATAAADQLFVPSPEYPTIQSAVDAAVDGDEVVLRDGVFHPRNIVMPNTAMVIRSESGDPTRVTLLGTRDASGDPSRAFVFSEASSSDIVVRDLTIAGFHHSRSGGAIDIRVASPTFHNCVFVDNRATNYGALVSARGGALMERGSSAVFIECEFIGNSAAGFVCDAGVGQGFGGAVATQGDVTFIGCTFESNRASGACDGSGRGGAIYCGGGSPRFVNCVFNDNEAIKGSGDVAWVEYSSASFTGVTSVAQAVGQGDLFCLDGQLRICGSILRGSGEPVRGFRSAITIASSNVEGGFPGEGNIDADPLFEPGTYRLLPGSPCIDAGNTDLLPPDEFDLDGDGDTAEPIPFDADGLARVVDDPATPDTGVGTPVVDMGAFEYRPPCRADLTGDGVLDVFDFLAFFNAFDDADPVADFDGDGEFTLFDFLAFQDAFDAGCP; encoded by the coding sequence ATGCGACCGATCTTGCTGGCGCTCTGGTGCCTCTCCGTCGCGGCCACTGCTGCGGCGGACCAGTTGTTCGTGCCGAGCCCGGAGTATCCGACAATCCAGTCCGCGGTTGATGCGGCCGTAGATGGGGACGAGGTCGTGCTGCGCGATGGCGTGTTTCACCCTCGAAACATCGTAATGCCGAATACGGCCATGGTCATTCGTAGCGAGTCTGGCGATCCCACTCGTGTCACTCTGCTTGGAACGAGAGACGCATCCGGTGATCCAAGCCGTGCATTCGTTTTTTCGGAAGCGAGTTCTTCTGATATCGTGGTTCGAGACCTGACTATCGCAGGATTCCATCATTCGCGTAGTGGCGGCGCGATCGATATCCGCGTGGCCAGTCCTACGTTTCATAATTGCGTGTTCGTAGATAATCGTGCTACAAACTACGGGGCACTCGTTTCAGCCCGTGGTGGTGCCTTGATGGAGCGTGGGTCTTCGGCGGTATTCATCGAGTGCGAGTTCATCGGAAACAGTGCAGCAGGATTCGTGTGCGATGCTGGTGTAGGCCAAGGCTTTGGCGGTGCAGTGGCAACCCAGGGTGACGTCACGTTCATTGGTTGTACGTTTGAGAGCAATCGAGCGAGTGGTGCTTGTGATGGTTCAGGGCGGGGCGGTGCAATCTACTGCGGTGGTGGGTCGCCGAGATTTGTGAACTGTGTATTCAACGACAATGAGGCAATTAAAGGATCGGGCGACGTGGCTTGGGTTGAGTATTCTTCAGCAAGCTTTACTGGTGTAACTTCCGTTGCACAAGCTGTGGGGCAAGGCGACTTATTTTGTCTCGATGGTCAGCTTCGGATCTGTGGCAGCATTCTCCGCGGCTCGGGCGAACCCGTCCGCGGTTTCCGCAGCGCGATCACGATTGCTTCGAGCAACGTTGAGGGCGGCTTCCCCGGCGAGGGAAACATCGACGCCGACCCTCTCTTCGAGCCCGGAACCTACCGCCTCCTCCCCGGCTCGCCCTGCATCGACGCCGGCAACACCGACCTGCTCCCTCCTGACGAGTTCGACCTCGACGGCGACGGCGATACGGCCGAGCCCATCCCCTTCGATGCCGACGGACTCGCGCGGGTCGTCGACGACCCGGCTACGCCCGATACCGGCGTGGGCACGCCCGTCGTCGACATGGGGGCCTTCGAGTATCGCCCGCCCTGCCGGGCAGATCTGACGGGCGATGGCGTGCTGGACGTCTTCGATTTCCTGGCCTTCTTCAACGCGTTTGACGATGCTGATCCCGTGGCCGACTTCGACGGCGACGGCGAGTTCACGCTGTTCGACTTCCTCGCCTTCCAGGACGCTTTCGACGCCGGTTGTCCCTAG